A section of the Camelus dromedarius isolate mCamDro1 chromosome 14, mCamDro1.pat, whole genome shotgun sequence genome encodes:
- the SRARP gene encoding steroid receptor-associated and regulated protein, which yields MATVTAPSEDPQDQRVSSKVKGLETDLETSSDGKPARHQKTIPKAHLTFVIDCAHGKQLSLAAPPAPLRALSPNLGSVIPPMKTYILFCGGNQPHLTQEAPTSDGGLAQATGTLPPCRETVAPAASPASPPSLPEVPEAKGSPVKRSSAWGRVIGSLKALSSCVCAQTD from the exons ATGGCAACAGTAACAGCCCCCTCAGAAGACCCCCAGGACCAGAGAGTCAGCTCCAAAGTCAAGGGCCTTGAGACAGACCTGGAGACCAGCTCAG ATGGAAAGCCAGCTCGCCATCAGAAGACCATCCCCAAAGCTCACCTAACTTTCGTTATCGACTGTGCTCATGGGAAACAGCTGTCCCTGGCAGCGCCCCCAGCACCACTCCGAGCTCTGAGTCCCAACCTAGGATCTGTCATCCCTCCAATGAAGACCTACATCTTGTTCTGTGGGGGAAACCAGCCTCATCTGACTCAGGAGGCACCCACAAGTGATGGGGGCCTTGCCCAGGCCACGGGCACCCTGCCACCCTGCAGAGAAACTGTAgccccagctgcctccccagccagcccaccctccctcccGGAGGTTCCTGAAGCCAAGGGGAGCCCTGTGAAGAGGTCTTCAGCTTGGGGAAGAGTCATAGGCTCACTTAAAGCCCTCTCTTCCTGTGTCTGCGCGCAGACTGATTAA